A window of Candidatus Margulisiibacteriota bacterium genomic DNA:
TTCTCTCTTATTGGCATGCATCTGCAGCAATCTTCCGATCCTTTCTCTTGTACCCTTTGTCGAATTCAATATGTATGATCCGCTTTTCATTGTTCCTGAATACACCCTAAAAAAAGTCAGTTTTCCCACGAACGGGTCCGTCATTATCTTGAACGCCAGGCCTGCAAAGGGCGCGCTGTCAGAGGCCCTTCGCACCGCCTCTTCCCCGCTGTCGGGGTCTATCCCTTTTACCGCAGGTATGTCAACCGGTGAAGGAAGATATTCTATGACCGCGTCCAGCAGGGGCTGAACGCCTTTGTTCTTGAAAGCGGTTCCGCAGGTGACCAGAACGATTTTCCCGCCGATCGAACCTTTTCTAAGCCCGGTCTTAATCTCTTCTACCGTTAACTTGTGTCCCTCTAGATATTTTAGCATTAATTCATCGTCCGCGTCAGCAGCCGCTTCAAGAACTTTTTCATGGTACCTTGCGGCCTTGCTTTTTAACTCCTGCGGTATCGGCTCCACTTTGAACTTTTCACCTTCGGCATCTTCATAAACGATGGCCTTCATCTCCACCAGGTCTATCACGCCCTTAAAAGAGTCTTCCGCTCCGATGGGAAGCTGTATGGCGACCGGATGGGTATGGAGCCTTTCGTGCATCATCTTCATTACCCTCTTAAAATCCGCCCCCACCCTGTCCATTTTGTTGACAAAAGCAAGCCTTGGAACATGGTTCCTTACAGCCTGCCGCCAGACAGTTTCGCTCTGAGGCTGGACGCCTCCGACCGCGCAGAACACCGCCACAACCCCGTCAAGGACGCGCAGGGACCTCTCCACTTCTACTGTAAAATCAACGTGACCCGGCGTGTCTATTATATTTATCCTGTGCTCTTTCCAGGAACAGGTCGTGCAAGCGGAGGTGATAGTTATCCCTCTCTCTTTTTCCTGCTCCATCCAGTCCATGGTTGCTGTGCCTTCATGCACTTCGCCGATCTTATACAGCTTGCCCGTATAATAAAGGATCCTCTCGGTAAGCGTGGTCTTGCCCGCATCGATGTGGGCCATGATACCGATGTTCCTGGTCTTCTCAATCGTGAATTGTCTTGCCATCTTCTTCCTTTCCCTCTACCACCTGAAATGCGCAAAAGCCTTGTTGGCCTCTGCGGTCTTGTGCAGGTCCTCTCTCTTTTTTGCCGCTCCGCCTGTCCCGTTAGAAGCATCCATTATCTCGGAGGCCAGCTTTTCTGCCATGGAACGTCCCTGCCTCTCCTGTGCCGACATCCTTAGCCACTTCATGGCTATAGAAGTCCCCCTGTCCTTGGTTACTTCGATCGGGATCTGATAGGTCGAGCCGCCGACCCTTCTGGATTTGACCTCCATAAAGGGCGTGATGTTTTTCAGCGCTTTTTCAAATACGGCCATCGGGTCCTGCG
This region includes:
- the fusA gene encoding elongation factor G, translated to MARQFTIEKTRNIGIMAHIDAGKTTLTERILYYTGKLYKIGEVHEGTATMDWMEQEKERGITITSACTTCSWKEHRINIIDTPGHVDFTVEVERSLRVLDGVVAVFCAVGGVQPQSETVWRQAVRNHVPRLAFVNKMDRVGADFKRVMKMMHERLHTHPVAIQLPIGAEDSFKGVIDLVEMKAIVYEDAEGEKFKVEPIPQELKSKAARYHEKVLEAAADADDELMLKYLEGHKLTVEEIKTGLRKGSIGGKIVLVTCGTAFKNKGVQPLLDAVIEYLPSPVDIPAVKGIDPDSGEEAVRRASDSAPFAGLAFKIMTDPFVGKLTFFRVYSGTMKSGSYILNSTKGTRERIGRLLQMHANKREEIEEVNAGDIAAAVGLKNTTTGNTLCDEKAPVILESMVFPETVISVAIEPKTKADQEKLGASLQKLAEEDPTFTVRTDPETGQTIIGGMGELHLEIIVDRLLREFKVDSNVGKPQVAYRETIKGGAQAEGKFIRQTGGRGQYGHVYIKIEPSKEKTFEFENKIVGGAIPREYIPAVEAGIKEAMTGGVLAGYPVLNVKVTLYDGSFHEVDSSEIAFKIAGSMAFKDAVMKAKPVLLEPIMKVEVVTPEQYLGDVMGDLNSRRARIEGMESYKEMQTIKSKVPLSEMFGYSTTLRSSSQGRASYTMEFSSYEEVPKNIAEGIILKSSGKAQE
- the rpsG gene encoding 30S ribosomal protein S7 produces the protein MPRRGRISKRKGSADPKFGSLMVQKFVNKLMIKGKKATAEKIFYGAMDQVAKKSSQDPMAVFEKALKNITPFMEVKSRRVGGSTYQIPIEVTKDRGTSIAMKWLRMSAQERQGRSMAEKLASEIMDASNGTGGAAKKREDLHKTAEANKAFAHFRW